The following are encoded in a window of Platichthys flesus chromosome 19, fPlaFle2.1, whole genome shotgun sequence genomic DNA:
- the nrarpa gene encoding notch-regulated ankyrin repeat-containing protein A: MSQAEVSTCSAPQRVFQEAVKKGNTKELHSLLQNMTNCEFNVNSFGPEGQTALHQSVIDGNLELVKLLVKFGADIRLANREGWSALHIAAFGGHQDIVLYLITKAKYSSGAR, from the coding sequence ATGAGCCAAGCGGAGGTGTCGACGTGCTCCGCGCCGCAGAGGGTTTTCCAGGAGGCGGTGAAGAAGGGCAACACCAAGGAGCTGCACTCGTTGCTGCAGAACATGACGAACTGCGAGTTCAACGTCAACTCCTTCGGGCCGGAGGGACAGACGGCCCTGCACCAGTCCGTCATAGACGGCAACCTGGAGCTGGTAAAACTGCTGGTGAAGTTTGGCGCAGACATCCGACTGGCCAACAGGGAAGGGTGGAGCGCTTTACACATCGCCGCCTTCGGGGGCCACCAAGACATTGTGCTATACCTCATCACCAAGGCCAAGTACTCCTCTGGCGCCCGGTGA
- the ambp gene encoding protein AMBP, giving the protein MKTTVVLVPLLLLGWTGTLQGLPVLPEPLYPTQENFDLTRFVGTWHDVALTSSCPHMQRNRADAAIGKLVLEEGTGNKLKVTRTRLRHGTCVEMSGEYELTSTPGRIIYHIDRWDADVDAYVIHTNYNEYAIIIMSKQKTSGENSTSLKLYSRTMSVRDTVLDDFKTLVRHQGMSDDTIIIKQDKGDCVPGEQVEEAPSQPEPKRLRRQVLPTLAPADEESSGDMTALFNDSEACDAAPETGPCFGFILRFFYNSTSMRCEPFTYGGCLGNQNNFDTVRECLQRCRTEAVCRLPMAPEPCTGQPSIWAFDSVTGSCMPYKDGFCQANGNQFYSRAECQEYCGVIKDDGELPTAS; this is encoded by the exons ATGAAGACAACAGTGGTtctggttcctctgctgctcctgggTTGGACCGGGACCCTCCAGGGCCTCCCTGTGCTCCCTGAACCTCTTTACCCAACACAGGAGAACTTTGATCTGACCCGG TTTGTGGGAACATGGCACGATGTTGCCTTGACGAGCAGCTGCCCCCACATGCAGCGTAACAGGGCGGATGCAGCCATTGGTAAACTGGTTCTGGAGGAAGGCACTGGAAACAAACTCAAGGTGACACGAACTAGACTCAG acatgGAACATGTGTGGAGATGTCTGGAGAATATGAGTTGACCAGCACACCAGGACGAATCATCTACCATATTGACA ggtGGGACGCAGACGTGGACGCCTACGTGATTCACACCAACTACAACGAGtatgcaataataataatgagcaaacagaaaacatcGGGGGAGAACAGCACCTCACTTAAGCTGTACA GTCGGACCATGTCTGTGAGAGACACTGTGCTGGATGACTTCAAAACTCTGGTCAGACACCAGGGAATGAGTGACGACACCATTATCATCAAGCAGGACAAAG GTGACTGTGTTCCTGGAGAGCAGGTGGAAGAAGCACCATCTCAGCCAGAGCCCAAG CGGCTGAGGAGACAGGTGCTGCCGACTCTGGCTCCTGCAGACGAGGAGTCATCCGGGGATATGACAGCTCTGTTCAATGATAGCG AGGCCTGCGATGCGGCACCGGAGACCGGACCGTGCTTTGGGTTCATTCTGCGTTTCTTCTACAACTCGACCTCGATGCGCTGTGAGCCCTTCACCTACGGAGGGTGTCTGGGCAACCAGAACAACTTTGACACTGTGAGAGAGTGTCTGCAGAGATGTCGCActgagg CTGTTTGCCGTCTGCCCATGGCCCCCGAGCCCTGCACAGGTCAGCCGTCCATCTGGGCCTTCGACTCCGTCACTGGTTCATGCATGCCCTACAAAGACGGCTTCTGCCAGGCCAACGGCAACCAGTTCTACAGCAGGGCAGAGTGTCAGGAGTACTGCGGCGTGATTAAAGATG ATGGAGAGCTGCCGACGGCAAGTTGA
- the LOC133975022 gene encoding protein AMBP-like: MQKAVRLVSVLVLGSVWTLQGVHTLTETLPLPQEDFHLDQFMGRWFEVAVVSTCPHYMHRKRGNPVAVALQLQRVASQGNFTMTATSVRNGSCQQKSTVYDLTDTPGRFFHRNLRFDADVHSFVVETNYDEFALMLLLSTEKPSGNKTTSIKLYSRTVDVTPAVRLNLKTLVRLHGMSDEAVIMNHKKDECAPRELDTEPHNQPQISAPKKSKRNVVLPVDSH, encoded by the exons atGCAGAAAGCAGTGAGACTGGTTTCTGTGCTGGTCCTGGGGTCAGTCTGGACCCTGCAGGGggtccacacactcacagaaactcTCCCCCTCCCACAGGAGGACTTCCATCTGGACCAG TTCATGGGGCGCTGGTTCGAGGTGGCGGTGGTCTCCACCTGTCCTCACTACATGCACCGCAAGAGGGGGAACCCGGTCGCCGTGGCACTGCAGCTGCAACGTGTTGCTTCTCAGGGCAACTTCACAATGACCGCAACTTCTGTCAG GAATGGCTCGTGTCAGCAGAAGTCCACAGTTTACGATTTGACCGACACTCCAGGACGATTCTTCCACCGTAATCTCA GGTTCGATGCTGATGTTCATTCCTTCGTGGTTGAAACCAACTACGATGAGTTCGCGTTGATGCTTCTGCTGAGCACAGAGAAACCATCGGGGAATAAAACCACCAGCATCAAACTTTACA GTCGGACTGTGGATGTGACTCCTGCCGTGCGTCTCAACCTCAAAACATTGGTGAGACTACATGGAATGAGTGATGAGGCCGTCATCATGAATCACAAAAAAG ATGAGTGTGCTCCACGTGAGCTGGACACAGAGCCCCATAATCAGCCTCAG ATTTCTGCTCCCAAGAAGTCCAAGAGAAATGTGGTGCTGCCTGTGGACTCTCATTGA
- the ptgdsa gene encoding prostaglandin D2 synthase a codes for MRTTVLAVVMVTCLMMVVDADVKPQRDFNLQRFAGKWYRVGLAYDSPSFAPYRDRMKASMGIVAALPNGNVNLTMWDSMPWGCQSKTYHYERTTVPGQFNYFSARHNMVKDITVVDTNYNEYAVVLKHKVYNREYTQVALYGRSLRLRIDIIQKFKGFASSRGLSRDSILTPPPPENCPPSASGR; via the exons ATGAGGACCACGGTGCTGGCTGTTGTCATGGTGACATGCCTGATGATGGTGGTGGACGCTGACGTGAAGCCACAGAGAGACTTCAACCTGCAGAGG tttgcaGGGAAATGGTACCGTGTGGGTCTGGCCTATGACAGTCCAAGTTTTGCCCCTTACAGAGACAGGATGAAAGCCTCCATGGGCATCGTGGCAGCACTGCCCAACGGGAACGTTAACCTCACCATGTGGGATTCCAT GCCGTGGGGCTGTCAGAGTAAAACGTACCACTATGAGAGGACCACTGTTCCTGGACAGTTCAACTACTTCAGCGCAC gCCATAACATGGTTAAGGACATCACAGTGGTGGACACAAACTACAATGAATACGCTGTGGTTCTCAAACACAAGGTTTATAACAGAGAGTACACACAGGTGGCCCTTTACg GTCGTTCTCTCAGACTGAGGATCGATATCATTCAGAAGTTTAAAGGCTTCGCCTCATCCCGAGGTTTATCCAGAGATTCTATTCTGACCCCACCTCCACCAG AAAACTGCCCACCCTCTGCATCTGGACGTTAG
- the slc27a4 gene encoding long-chain fatty acid transport protein 4: MMRLGCCTALLFVLRLLVGLPWYQVLPAILIFYLGSGGWSFLQIFAKTIGRDLHAASVLLRVKMNVRRHLKQKNTLPKIFAETVRRHGDKTALIFEGTGEKWTFRELDEYSNRVANLLLQRGFKEGDVVALFMENRPQYVGLWLGMAKIGVEAALINFNLRLEALVHCVTISNAKAVVFGAELTDAVCEVHSSMGKTVQTFCSGDWDPKRVPQGTECLEPLLAAAPSHLPSRPQRCFTDRLFYIYTSGTTGMPKAAIVVHSRYYRMAALVYYGFRMTSDDVLYDCLPLYHSAGNIVGVGQCLIHGMTVVIRKKFSASRFWDDCAKYNCTIVQYIGEICRYLLNQPVRDTEKRHRVRMALGNGLRQSIWEEFMSRFNIPQIAEFYGATECNCSLGNFDNKVGACGFNSQILPFIYPIRLVRVDEETMELIRGPDGVCIPCKPGEPGQLVGRIIQNDPLRRFDGYVNQTATSKKIAHSVFKKGDSAYLSGDVLIMDIYGSMYFKDRTGDTFRWKGENVSTTEVEGTLSRLLEMKDVVVYGVEVPGAEGKAGMAAIADPSNNTDLEKFVKDMEKTLPPYARPVFLRFLPEVNKTATFKFQKTDMRRDGFDPSAVSDRLYFMDSSRGRYVRLDEEFYRSILSGKHKL, encoded by the exons TGCGGCGAGTGTGTTGTTGCGTGTGAAGATGAACGTCAGACGTCACCTCAAACAGAAGAACACCCTTCCCAAGATCTTTGCTGAGACAGTGCGTCGCCATGGTGACAAGACAGCGCTCATCTTCGAGGGGACGGGGGAGAAGTGGACCTTCCGAGAGTTGGACGAGTACTCCAACCGAGTGGCTAACCTGCTGCTACAGCGGGGTTTCAAG gaGGGTGATGTGGTGGCCCTCTTCATGGAGAACAGGCCCCAGTACGTGGGCCTCTGGCTGGGCATGGCCAAGATTGGAGTAGAGGCCGCTCTCATCAACTTCAATCTGAGACTAGAGGCCTTGGTCCACTGTGTCACCATCTCCAATGCCAAGGCTGTGGTCTTTGGCGCCGAGCTGACTGATG CTGTTTGCGAGGTCCACAGTTCAATGGGGAAGACGGTGCAGACGTTCTGCTCCGGAGACTGGGACCCCAAACGAGTCCCACAGGGCACCGAGTGCCTCGAGCCCCTGCTGGCTGCGGCCCCGTCCCACCTGCCCAGCCGGCCCCAACGCTGCTTCACAG aTCGCCTATTCTACATCTACACATCAGGAACCACTGGGATGCCGAAAGCTGCCATTGTCGTGCACAGCAG GTACTACCGCATGGCAGCTCTGGTGTATTACGGCTTCAGGATGACGTCAGACGATGTGCTGTATGATTGTCTTCCACTCTACCACTCTGCAG GAAACATTGTGGGAGTGGGCCAGTGTTTGATCCATGGCATGACCGTAGTCATCAGAAAGAAGTTCTCTGCCTCGCGTTTCTGGGACGACTGTGCCAAATACAACTGCACT ATTGTGCAGTACATTGGCGAGATCTGCAGATACCTGTTGAACCAGCCAGTGCGGGACACAGAGAAGCGCCATCGGGTGCGCATGGCGCTGGGTAACGGCCTTCGCCAGAGCATATGGGAGGAGTTTATGAGCCGCTTCAACATCCCGCAGATTGCAGAGTTCTACGGAGCCACAGAGTGCAATTGCAGCCTGGGCAACTTCGATAACAAG GTCGGAGCCTGTGGCTTCAACAGTCAGATTTTACCCTTCATCTACCCCATCCGACTGGTGAGGGTTGATGAAGAGACCATGGAGCTCATTAGGGGGCCTGACGGCGTCTGCATTCCCTGTAAACCTG GCGAACCTGGCCAGCTCGTAGGCAGGATCATTCAGAACGACCCCCTCAGGAGGTTTGATGGCTACGTCAACCAAACGGCAACCAGCAAGAAGATTGCTCACAGTGTCTTCAAGAAGGGAGACAGTGCCTATCTCTCTG GCGATGTGTTGATCATGGACATATACGGCAGCATGTACTTCAAGGACCGGACAGGAGACACTTTCCGCTGGAAAGGAGAGAACGTCTCCACGACTGAGGTGGAGGGAACGCTCAGCAGGCTGCTAGAAATGAAAGATGTAGTCGTGTACGGCGTGGAAGTACCAG gagcagagggaaaGGCTGGCATGGCAGCCATCGCTGATCCGTCAAACAACACCGACCTGGAGAAGTTTGTGAAGGACATGGAGAAGACGCTGCCTCCGTACGCCAGACCCGTGTTCCTCCGCTTCCTGCCAGAGGTCAACAAGACAG cAACATTTAAGTTTCAGAAGACGGACATGCGTAGGGATGGATTTGATCCGAGCGCGGTGTCGGACAGACTCTACTTCATGGattccagcagagggcgctatGTGCGGCTGGATGAGGAGTTTTACCGCTCGATACTGTCAGGGAAACACAAATTGTGA